Part of the Aquabacterium sp. OR-4 genome, GGCATCGGCTGCCACTTCATGGCCAACTGGATGGAGCGCAGCACCGCCGGCCTGATCCAGATGGGCGGCGAAGGCGTCGACTGGGTCTCGCAGGCGCGCTTCACGCGCACGCCGCACATCTTTCAGAACCTGGGCGACGGCACCTACTACCACTCGGGCTATCTGGCGGTGCGCCAGGCCGTGGCGGCGGGCGCCAACATCACCTACAAGATCCTGTTCAACGACGCCGTGGCCATGACCGGCGGCCAGCCGGTGGACGGCCAGATCAGCGTGGACGCCATCGCCCGCCAGGTGGAAAGCGAGGGCGTCAAGCTGGTGGTGGTGGTCAGCGACGACATCGCCAAGTACGACGGCCAGCGGCAGCATTTTCCGGCCGGCACGCAGTTCCACGACCGCGCCGAGCTCGACGCCGTGCAGCGCCGCCTGCGCGAGCTGCCCGGCGTCACCGTGCTGATCTACGAGCAGACCTGCGCCGCCGAGAAGCGCCGCCGCCGCAAGAAGGGCGAGCTGGCCGATCCGCCGCGCCGCCTGTTCATCAATGAAGCCGTGTGCGAGGGCTGCGGCGACTGCACGGTGCAGAGCAACTGCGTGGCCGTGCTGCCGCACGAAACCCCGCTGGGCCGCAAGCGCAAGATCGACCAGAGCAGCTGCAACAAGGACTACCGCTGCGCCGACGGCTTCTGCCCCAGCTTTGTCAGCGTGATCGGCGGCCAGCCGCGCCGGCGCGCCGGTGCGCTGGGGCAGGGCGCGGCCGGCGGGCTGGCGGCGCTGCACCAGCGCGTGGACCGGCTGCCGCAGCCCGCGCCGCATGTGTGGAACGCGCCCTACGACCTGCTGGTCACCGGCGTGGGCGGCACCGGCGTGGTGACCGTGGGCGCGGTGATCGCGATGGCCGCGCACCTGCAGGGTTGGCGCGCCAGCGTGCTCGACTTCATGGGCTTTGCCCAGAAGGGCGGCTCGGTGCTGAGCTTCGTGCGCCTGGCCGACCGGCCCGAGCGCCTGAACCAGGTGCGCATCGACACCCAGCAGGCCGACGCGCTGCTGGCCTGCGACCTGGTGGTGGGCGCCTCGCCCGAGGCGCTGCAGACCGTGCGCCATGGCCGCACCCGCGTGCTGGCCAACACCCGCCCGCAACCGGTGGCCGAAGCGCTGCGCAACCCCGATGCCAGCCTGCGCATCGACGATCTGCTGGCCAAGCTGCACCATGTGGCCGGCCGCGAGCAGGTGGAAACCTTCGACGCCCAGGCCCTGGCCGAGGAGTTTCTGGGCGACACCCTCACCAGCAACATCCTGGCGCTGGGCTATGCCTGGCAGCGCGGCCTGGTGCCGGTGGGCCTGGCGGCACTGACCCGCGCCATCGAGCTCAATGCCGTGGCCGTGCCGGCCAACCTGGCGGCACTGGCGCTGGGCCGCCTGGCCGCCGCCGACCCCGGCGCCCTGCAGGCCTTGCGCGAAGCCGACGCGGCCACGCCGCAGCCGAGCGACGCCGACGCCACGTTCGAGCAGCTGCTGCAGCACGGCATCAACCAGCTCACGGCCTGGCAGAACGCGGCCTGGGCGCAACGCTACGCCGCCACGCTGCAGCGCGTGGCCGCGGCCGAGCGCGCGCTGCTGCCGCAGGGCGGCGATGCCACGCTGCCACTGGCACGCACCGCCGCGCGCAGCCTGGCCAGGCTGATGAGCTACAAGGACGAGTACGAGGTTGCACGGCTCTACACCGACGGCAGCCTCCAGCGCCGCCTGCGCGAGCAGTTCGACGGCGATCTGCGCCTGGCCTTCCACATGGCCCCGCCGCTGCTCAGCCGCAGCCGCAGCGGCGAGCCGCCGCGCAAGCTCACGCTGGGTGCCTGGCTGCTGCCGGCGATGCGCCTGCTGGCCCACGGCAGGCACCTGCGCGGCACGGCCCTCGACCTGTTCGGCCGCACCGACGAGCGGCGCCTGGAGCGGGCGCTGATCGGGCAGTTCGAGGCCCGCCTGGCCGAGCTGGCCGCCGGCCTGAGCGTGCGCCAGCAGGCCCTGGCCACGCAGATTGCCGCCGTGCCGCTGGCCATGCGCGGCTTCGGCCATGTCAAGCTGGCCAACGTGGCCTTGGCCCGCGCGCGCGAGGCCGAACTGCTGCACCGCCTGGACCCGCAGCGCCACCCGCGGCCGCCGGCCGCCGCGCAAGCGGGCCAGATCCGCGGCATTGCGGTGACCAGCGCCTGAGCGCTGCCGCAAACCCGCGCCCGGGCGCCGGGGGCCCCGGTGCAGCAAGCCCGCAAATCCAACCGGGTTACTCAAGAATCCCGGGGCCGCTGTCGATAGCCCAGTCAGCCAAGCAGTACCGTCGGCGCGCCGAGTCCTGCATGACCGGTGCGCCTCTCGATCCCGCATCCTGAGGAGTGAACGCGTTGAACATCGGTCGCATGAGTCTGGCCAAGAAGCTGGGGGTGCTGGTGGTCAGCGCCCTGCTGGGCCTGAGCGCCGTGGTGGCGGTCTTCCTGTCCTCGGAACGCCGGCTGCTGATGGACGAGCGCCAGGCCGGCGTGCGCCAGACGGTGGAGCTGGCCCACGGCCTGGCCAGCCACTTCCACGAACTGGTCACCAAGGGCCAGCTCACCGAGGCCGAAGGCAAGCAGCGCGCCATGGCGGCCATCAAGGCCCTGCGCTACAGCGGCAACGAGTACTTCTGGATCAACGACATGCAGCCGCGCATGGTGATGCATGCGATCAAGGCCGAGCTCGACGGCAAGGACCTCACCCAGATCAAGGACCCCGCGGGCCAGTTCCTGTT contains:
- a CDS encoding indolepyruvate ferredoxin oxidoreductase family protein; this translates as MNADPVQPSAAAAPPAQPPQPVAGQPAVLATGYRLADSLWAPGGTVFITGTQALVRLMWMQRQADAAAGLATQGFVSGYRGSPLGMVDQALWKAGPRWAEAGLHFQPAINEELAATQVLGTQRVESDPERSTDGVFALWYGKGPGVDRAGDALKHGNAFGSSPHGGVLVVAGDDHGCVSSSMPHQSDHAFMAWGMPVLQPADVGEMLEFGLYGWALSRFSGAWVGLAALSEVVESGCTVDLDPIQQRAAAWADPRAVRQAVGAATGYAAPADGLHYRWPDLPSLRIESRMADKLAAVAAFSRVFSIDRELIACPQARVGIVTCGKAHHDLMEVLRRLAISPAMLAAAGVRLLKLGLAFPVESTRMQAFAHGLHELLVVEEKGAVVETQLRALFYNAPADARPAIVGKHDRHGAPLISALGELRPSRLIEIVAAWLQRHGAGTPAFDGIEQHVRDFTPPALLSNAADGVKRTPYFCAGCPHNTSTRVPEGSTARAGIGCHFMANWMERSTAGLIQMGGEGVDWVSQARFTRTPHIFQNLGDGTYYHSGYLAVRQAVAAGANITYKILFNDAVAMTGGQPVDGQISVDAIARQVESEGVKLVVVVSDDIAKYDGQRQHFPAGTQFHDRAELDAVQRRLRELPGVTVLIYEQTCAAEKRRRRKKGELADPPRRLFINEAVCEGCGDCTVQSNCVAVLPHETPLGRKRKIDQSSCNKDYRCADGFCPSFVSVIGGQPRRRAGALGQGAAGGLAALHQRVDRLPQPAPHVWNAPYDLLVTGVGGTGVVTVGAVIAMAAHLQGWRASVLDFMGFAQKGGSVLSFVRLADRPERLNQVRIDTQQADALLACDLVVGASPEALQTVRHGRTRVLANTRPQPVAEALRNPDASLRIDDLLAKLHHVAGREQVETFDAQALAEEFLGDTLTSNILALGYAWQRGLVPVGLAALTRAIELNAVAVPANLAALALGRLAAADPGALQALREADAATPQPSDADATFEQLLQHGINQLTAWQNAAWAQRYAATLQRVAAAERALLPQGGDATLPLARTAARSLARLMSYKDEYEVARLYTDGSLQRRLREQFDGDLRLAFHMAPPLLSRSRSGEPPRKLTLGAWLLPAMRLLAHGRHLRGTALDLFGRTDERRLERALIGQFEARLAELAAGLSVRQQALATQIAAVPLAMRGFGHVKLANVALARAREAELLHRLDPQRHPRPPAAAQAGQIRGIAVTSA